Proteins co-encoded in one Papaver somniferum cultivar HN1 chromosome 5, ASM357369v1, whole genome shotgun sequence genomic window:
- the LOC113280485 gene encoding peptide-N4-(N-acetyl-beta-glucosaminyl)asparagine amidase A-like produces MSSSSPSPILIIFIISTFMINISSSSPDSPDRYLKSLTNPPPSSTIPTGSIEVTKPPPPSNPINPNCSILLLQNDFNNTLTSPPFTTLYSPPVNCSGPWNKIFLEYSVSSDDGEQDDRISGVWLDGVEILRTSTPQGNPSGSFWKIRKDVSRYSSLFTQSNLTLSVMLESESIDDWFTGFYQVNVSLFYYQDQDLNLTKISSVEFIEQVEPLKLNRKLGGLSETSIKGMYNAGAFSNETSPDLIIPVSDNGGEGCWFRIKNESDIHSKTIQIPQNTRKAVLEIYVSAHGNDEFWYSNVPNAYIESNHLSSQRGNGAFRQVIATVDGVTVGSVTPIPVIFSGGINPLFWDPVVAIGAFNLPTYDVDLTPFLGFLLDGKNHSFGLGVAYSKSVWLVNANLHIWLDHGSDIVTAKSIAYETSPMQLQNQTQFRTLDGQFKIEGQRKTEYSGWVNSSAGNFTTRIYDEFKFKNEIKISNNGKDKEVEQKIKLQTEVRIENDVGHEISKSIISREYPIKMKISTLPGAEADTFVSTTDVSHSTKEKYTRALSSNEQIQIESENSQESNGWMIVKDRSVLSGSGSTSQTLTFKDLNGFYSRVVSASNGKILQDDSTLASVSPFSA; encoded by the coding sequence atgtcttcatcatcaccaTCTCCCATCcttatcattttcatcatctctaCTTTCATGATCAAcatctcatcatcatcacctgATTCTCCTGACCGTTACTTGAAATCATTAACAAATCCTCCTCCATCATCAACCATACCAACAGGATCCATCGAAGTaacaaaaccaccaccaccatcaaaccCAATCAATCCCAACTGTTCAATCCTTCTTCTCCAAAATGATTTCAATAACACGTTGACTTCGCCACCATTTACAACACTCTATTCACCGCCGGTCAATTGTTCCGGTCCATGGAACAAAATCTTCCTGGAATACAGTGTCAGTTCTGATGATGGAGAACAGGATGATAGAATCTCAGGTGTGTGGCTTGACGGAGTTGAGATTCTAAGAACAAGTACACCTCAAGGTAATCCGTCTGGGAGCTTCTGGAAAATTCGGAAAGATGTTTCGAGGTACTCGTCGTTGTTTACTCAATCCAATTTAACATTATCTGTGATGCTTGaaagtgagtctattgatgattgGTTTACTGGTTTTTATCAAGTCAATGTCTCATTGTTCTATTATCAAGATCAAGATCTTAATCTAACTAAGATCTCATCAGTTGAATTTATTGAACAAGTAGAACCACTCAAATTGAATAGAAAACTAGGGGGTTTATCTGAGACTAGTATAAAGGGCATGTACAATGCTGGTGCATTTTCTAATGAGACATCACCGGATTTGATAATTCCGGTTTCTGATAACGGGGGTGAAGGTTGCTGGTTTAGGATTAAGAATGAATCGGATATTCATTCCAAAACGATTCAGATTCCACAGAATACTAGGAAAGCCGTTTTAGAAATCTATGTTTCAGCTCATGGGAATGATGAATTTTGGTATTCTAATGTACCAAATGCGTACATTGAGTCGAATCATTTGAGTAGTCAACGAGGAAATGGAGCTTTCCGGCAAGTGATTGCGACGGTGGACGGGGTTACGGTTGGTTCGGTGACTCCAATTCCTGTTATTTTTTCAGGTGGGATTAATCCGTTGTTTTGGGATCCTGTTGTTGCTATTGGGGCATTCAATCTGCCTACTTATGATGTTGATTTGACTCCGTTTCTCGGGTTTTTATTAGACGGAAAGAATCATTCTTTTGGTCTTGGTGTTGCTTATAGTAAATCAGTTTGGCTTGTTAATGCAAATCTTCATATTTGGTTGGATCATGGGTCAGACATTGTTACGGCGAAATCGATTGCGTACGAGACTTCACCAATGCAACTCCAAAACCAAACACAGTTCCGAACTCTAGATGGGCAATTCAAGATTGAGGGGCAAAGGAAGACTGAGTACTCTGGATGGGTTAATTCATCAGCCGGAAACTTTACGACCCGCATTTACGACGAATTCAAATTCAAGAATGAAATCAAGATAAGCAATAATGGGAAAGACAAGGAGGTTGAACAAAAGATTAAGCTGCAAACAGAGGTTAGAATTGAAAATGATGTTGGTCATGAGATTAGTAAATCGATTATAAGTAGAGAGTACCCAATTAAGATGAAAATCTCGACATTACCTGGAGCTGAAGCGGATACATTTGTATCGACTACTGATGTTTCTCATTCGACGAAAGAGAAATATACTCGTGCTTTATCATCGAACGAGCAAATTCAAATTGAATCTGAGAACAGTCAAGAATCAAATGGATGGATGATTGTAAAAGATCGTTCGGTTTTGTCAGGTTCAGGAAGCACAAGCCAGACACTGACATTCAAAGATCTGAATGGTTTCTACTCTAGAGTTGTTTCTGCATCAAATGGTAAGATTTTACAAGATGATTCTACTCTTGCTAGTGTGTCCCCATTCTCTGCTTAA